The Gemmatimonadota bacterium genome includes a region encoding these proteins:
- a CDS encoding RraA family protein has protein sequence MIGLNSPEFTRAVTSQWDGERGPDGRPVVPDSILERMKKVTIEEAWGVIGGKGYNYQFAGDWQILHPDRTLVGRAVTGVYVPTRPDLETAVQADGARHGCIGGQNSWVIDTLEPNDVIVIDLFGKVKFGTFAGDNLGNSIYAKTGTGMVIDGGIRDLQRLHEIPMASYIRGVDPTAIADVTLLGINVPVRIGLEATCVPGDIVLGTREGIIFIPPHLAEQVVIESEETRLRDAWGHQQLREGTYTPGEIDREWTPEMTVEFEVWRKQQAAEGQ, from the coding sequence ATGATCGGTTTGAACAGTCCGGAGTTCACGCGAGCCGTCACCTCGCAGTGGGACGGCGAACGGGGTCCGGACGGGCGCCCCGTCGTGCCTGACAGCATTCTGGAACGGATGAAGAAGGTAACCATCGAGGAAGCATGGGGCGTCATCGGAGGAAAGGGATACAACTACCAGTTCGCGGGGGACTGGCAGATCCTCCACCCCGATCGTACCCTGGTCGGCCGCGCGGTGACCGGGGTCTACGTGCCCACCCGGCCCGACCTGGAAACGGCGGTCCAGGCCGACGGCGCAAGACATGGCTGCATCGGCGGCCAGAACTCCTGGGTGATCGATACGCTCGAACCCAACGACGTGATCGTCATCGACCTTTTCGGAAAGGTCAAGTTCGGGACCTTCGCCGGCGATAACCTCGGCAATTCCATCTATGCCAAGACCGGCACGGGCATGGTCATCGACGGAGGCATCCGGGACCTGCAGAGGCTCCACGAAATTCCCATGGCCTCCTACATCCGCGGGGTCGATCCCACGGCCATCGCCGACGTGACCCTCCTCGGCATCAACGTACCCGTTCGCATCGGGCTCGAGGCTACCTGCGTGCCCGGAGACATCGTACTCGGAACGCGGGAAGGGATCATCTTCATTCCGCCGCACCTGGCGGAACAGGTCGTCATCGAATCGGAAGAAACCAGGTTGCGGGACGCTTGGGGCCACCAGCAGCTTCGCGAGGGCACCTACACGCCCGGCGAGATCGACCGCGAATGGACTCCCGAAATGACGGTCGAATTCGAGGTCTGGCGGAAGCAACAGGCCGCGGAAGGCCAGTGA
- a CDS encoding prohibitin family protein: MSDYDIREQLPGSNIPYLKIAIGIVVLLVLYNSYAVIGAGERGVVFSKFGGVQDRVLSEGLQFKLPFIEDVIPVDVKIKKSETAATASTKDLQTVSSTIALNYHVDPGQVNTVYQEIGIFFKERVIDPAVQEAVKAVSAQYTAEELITRRADVKDEIKESLTERLINFNMIVDEFNIVDFAFSQTFNMAIEAKQTAEQQALKAQRDLERIRIEAEQKVAQAQAEAEAQRLQRATITPTLLQLRAIEKWDGHFPQVIGQAMPFIDLKTLGPQTR, from the coding sequence ATGTCTGACTATGATATCCGGGAGCAGCTTCCCGGCAGCAACATACCCTATCTGAAGATAGCCATAGGTATCGTCGTGCTCCTGGTGTTGTACAACTCCTATGCCGTAATTGGCGCTGGTGAACGTGGGGTCGTGTTCAGCAAGTTCGGCGGCGTCCAGGACCGCGTCCTGTCCGAAGGCCTGCAGTTCAAGCTGCCCTTCATCGAGGACGTGATACCCGTCGACGTCAAGATCAAGAAATCGGAAACCGCGGCCACGGCTTCCACCAAAGACCTTCAGACGGTTTCGTCCACCATCGCGCTGAACTACCACGTGGATCCCGGTCAGGTGAACACGGTCTATCAGGAAATCGGCATATTCTTCAAGGAGCGGGTCATCGATCCGGCGGTGCAGGAAGCCGTCAAGGCGGTATCCGCCCAGTACACCGCGGAGGAACTGATCACGCGCCGCGCCGATGTCAAGGATGAGATCAAGGAGTCCCTCACGGAGCGTCTGATAAACTTCAACATGATCGTGGACGAGTTCAATATCGTCGACTTCGCCTTTTCCCAGACCTTCAACATGGCGATCGAAGCCAAGCAGACAGCCGAGCAGCAGGCCCTGAAGGCCCAGCGCGACCTGGAACGCATCCGCATCGAGGCCGAGCAGAAGGTCGCCCAGGCCCAGGCCGAGGCCGAGGCGCAACGCCTGCAGCGCGCCACGATCACGCCGACGCTGCTGCAGCTTCGCGCGATCGAGAAATGGGACGGCCACTTCCCCCAGGTCATCGGCCAGGCCATGCCCTTCATCGATCTGAAGACGCTCGGGCCGCAGACCAGGTAG